A window of the Halopseudomonas phragmitis genome harbors these coding sequences:
- the siaA gene encoding biofilm regulation protein phosphatase SiaA (SiaB is a threonine kinase acting on SiaC; SiaA is the matching phosphatase.) — protein sequence MAAFGLRAKSFLALVLACLLALVPALLIGGQTLKGIHQHFGEAYARNATQLNRERIFAPISRELALSLRFANSEVTRQWLLDEQNPDKHSLFFREAEGYRQAFRDHAYFIVNTNSLDYYFNGGDQSFSDQPRYRMSPDNPDDRWFFGTLESTSDYNINVDSNPQMNTTRVWLNMLIRNDHKIIGIAGSGIDLSNFISDFIASELAGVSPMILDRHGAIQAHQNPELIALNSGADGAAQPESLVFSLLGSADQAESLRQAMQQAEQQPDQVQTLRLQLQGREQLLALGFIPELGWHVVNAVDLNTAEVINRQWLWPLVIGLAGLILALVLLFALGTERLLLRPLRQLRQSAQALAAGNYDVRLPKARNDEIGELSSAFGSMAARVRENTQQLESRVQERTRALEEANRDMANAHKKIGDSIDYASLIQRAILPNRELVNTLGDRHAVLWRPRDVVGGDFYIFRNLGQHYLLGVVDCAGHGVPGALMTMLAHAALDQAISDCGPQDPAAVLQRTDQIVRNMLGDTPEFSSLATNMDVGLAFVDLDQRKVTFAGAKIALYFSDGNRVEHLPGGRRALVDKRQGQYHNTETELLSGRTFYLCTDGFLDQAGGELGFGFGNSRFAEMLRKHACLPLEQQSAAFSATLAAYQGSYPQRDDITMLCFRFD from the coding sequence ATGGCTGCCTTCGGATTACGTGCCAAATCGTTCCTGGCCCTGGTACTGGCCTGCCTACTGGCTCTGGTGCCAGCTTTACTTATCGGCGGCCAGACACTCAAAGGCATTCACCAGCACTTTGGCGAGGCCTATGCGCGCAACGCCACCCAGCTCAACCGCGAGCGGATCTTTGCCCCGATTTCCCGCGAACTGGCTCTGTCCCTGCGCTTCGCCAACTCCGAAGTCACCCGTCAGTGGCTGCTCGATGAGCAGAATCCGGACAAACACAGCCTGTTTTTCCGCGAAGCCGAAGGCTATCGCCAGGCCTTCCGCGACCACGCCTATTTCATCGTCAACACCAATAGCCTGGACTACTACTTCAACGGCGGCGACCAAAGTTTCAGCGATCAGCCCCGCTACCGAATGAGCCCGGACAATCCCGATGATCGCTGGTTCTTCGGTACCCTGGAGTCAACCAGCGACTACAACATCAACGTCGACAGCAACCCGCAGATGAATACCACCCGGGTCTGGCTCAACATGCTGATCCGCAATGACCACAAAATCATCGGCATTGCCGGCTCGGGCATTGATCTGTCGAACTTCATCAGCGATTTCATCGCCAGCGAGCTGGCCGGGGTCAGCCCAATGATCCTCGACCGCCACGGCGCCATTCAGGCTCACCAGAATCCCGAGCTGATCGCCCTCAACTCCGGTGCCGACGGCGCGGCCCAACCCGAATCGCTGGTCTTCAGTCTGCTGGGCAGCGCCGACCAGGCCGAGAGCCTGCGCCAGGCCATGCAGCAGGCCGAACAGCAGCCCGACCAGGTCCAGACCCTGCGTCTGCAACTGCAGGGCCGTGAACAGTTGCTGGCGCTGGGCTTTATCCCGGAGCTGGGCTGGCATGTGGTCAACGCGGTCGATCTCAATACCGCCGAGGTAATCAACCGTCAGTGGCTGTGGCCGCTGGTAATCGGCCTGGCTGGCCTGATCCTGGCACTGGTACTGCTGTTCGCACTGGGCACCGAACGCCTGCTGCTGCGGCCACTGCGCCAGCTTCGGCAAAGCGCCCAGGCACTGGCCGCCGGCAACTACGATGTACGTCTGCCCAAGGCCCGCAACGATGAAATCGGCGAACTCAGCAGCGCTTTCGGCAGCATGGCCGCGCGAGTTCGGGAAAATACCCAGCAACTGGAAAGCCGGGTTCAGGAGCGCACCCGCGCGCTGGAAGAAGCCAACCGCGACATGGCCAACGCCCACAAGAAAATTGGCGACTCAATCGACTACGCCAGCCTGATCCAGCGGGCGATTCTGCCCAATCGCGAACTGGTCAATACCCTGGGTGATCGCCACGCGGTGCTGTGGCGCCCTCGCGATGTGGTCGGCGGCGACTTCTACATTTTCCGTAACCTGGGTCAGCACTACCTCCTGGGCGTAGTCGACTGCGCCGGCCATGGCGTACCCGGCGCACTGATGACCATGCTGGCCCACGCTGCACTGGATCAGGCAATCAGCGACTGTGGCCCGCAGGACCCGGCCGCAGTCTTGCAGCGCACCGATCAGATCGTGCGCAACATGCTGGGCGACACCCCGGAATTCAGCTCGTTGGCGACCAATATGGATGTCGGACTAGCCTTCGTTGACCTTGATCAACGCAAAGTCACCTTTGCCGGTGCCAAAATCGCCCTGTATTTCAGTGATGGCAATCGGGTCGAACACCTACCCGGAGGGCGGCGGGCGCTGGTCGACAAACGCCAAGGCCAGTACCACAACACTGAAACGGAATTGCTCAGTGGCCGCACCTTTTATCTGTGCACCGACGGCTTCCTGGACCAGGCTGGCGGCGAGCTTGGCTTTGGCTTCGGCAACAGCCGGTTTGCCGAGATGCTGCGCAAGCACGCCTGTCTGCCACTGGAGCAGCAAAGCGCCGCTTTCAGCGCAACCCTGGCCGCCTACCAGGGCAGTTACCCACAGCGCGACGACATCACCATGCTATGCTTCCGCTTTGATTGA
- a CDS encoding dihydroorotase encodes MKLTIAGARVIDPASHFDQITDLHIAAGHIVAIGAAPEGFSPNQTIDARGLIAAPGLVDLSVSLREPGYTRKGTIASETRAAAAGGVTSLCCPPTTRPVLDTPAVAELIFDRNEKAGQTRVFPIGALTRALEGEQLSELVALRDAGCIAFTQGLAPIKSNRILRRALEYAAGFDLSIIFTPMDPALAEGGMAHEGPTAARLGLVGIPESAETVALARDLLLIEQTGVRAHFSGLSSARAVDMLADAQARGLPVTADVAMYQLLLCDEDLAGFSSLYHVIPPLRSASDRRALRQAVQEGVIQAIASHHQPHEPEAKRVPFAASEPGISSVEILLPLALTLVADGLLELPALLARLTTGPANALGLPAGRLELGGEADIVLFDPVASSHIGHNWLSKGANCPFIGQGAPTVVTHTLSHGKLVYQA; translated from the coding sequence ATGAAACTGACCATTGCCGGCGCCCGTGTCATCGACCCGGCCAGCCACTTCGACCAGATCACCGACCTGCACATCGCCGCCGGACACATTGTCGCCATTGGCGCCGCCCCGGAAGGCTTCAGCCCCAACCAGACCATCGATGCCCGCGGCCTGATCGCCGCCCCCGGCCTGGTCGACCTGAGCGTCAGCCTGCGCGAGCCGGGCTATACCCGCAAGGGCACCATTGCCAGCGAGACCCGCGCCGCAGCCGCCGGCGGAGTCACCAGTCTGTGCTGCCCACCAACCACACGCCCGGTACTGGATACTCCAGCCGTTGCCGAATTGATCTTCGACCGCAACGAAAAAGCCGGCCAGACCCGGGTTTTTCCAATTGGCGCACTGACCCGGGCACTGGAAGGCGAACAGCTGAGCGAGCTGGTAGCCCTGCGCGACGCCGGCTGCATAGCCTTCACCCAGGGCCTGGCACCGATCAAGAGCAACCGCATTCTGCGCCGCGCACTGGAATATGCAGCTGGCTTTGACCTGTCGATCATCTTCACTCCGATGGACCCGGCGCTGGCCGAAGGCGGCATGGCCCATGAAGGCCCCACTGCCGCCCGCCTGGGCCTGGTCGGCATTCCTGAAAGCGCCGAAACCGTGGCCCTGGCCCGTGATCTGCTGTTGATCGAACAGACTGGAGTGCGAGCGCACTTCAGTGGCCTGTCCAGCGCCCGTGCCGTCGACATGCTGGCCGACGCTCAAGCCCGTGGCCTGCCGGTAACCGCCGATGTTGCCATGTATCAACTGCTGCTATGCGACGAAGACCTGGCCGGCTTCTCCAGCCTCTATCACGTCATCCCTCCGCTGCGCAGCGCCAGCGATCGCCGGGCTCTGCGCCAGGCAGTACAGGAAGGCGTGATCCAGGCCATTGCCTCGCACCACCAGCCGCACGAGCCGGAGGCTAAGCGTGTACCCTTCGCCGCCTCGGAACCCGGCATCAGCAGTGTCGAGATTCTGCTGCCGCTGGCCCTGACGCTGGTTGCCGACGGCCTGTTGGAGCTCCCTGCCCTGCTGGCCCGGCTCACCACCGGTCCTGCCAACGCACTGGGGCTGCCGGCCGGACGTCTGGAACTGGGCGGTGAAGCCGACATCGTGCTGTTCGATCCGGTTGCCTCCAGCCATATCGGTCATAACTGGCTGTCCAAGGGCGCCAACTGTCCCTTCATCGGCCAGGGTGCACCCACCGTGGTCACCCACACCCTCAGCCACGGCAAACTGGTTTACCAGGCCTGA
- a CDS encoding aspartate carbamoyltransferase catalytic subunit — protein sequence MSLTPSHLQLNHLGQLRHFLTIEGLSRELLTELLDTADSFLEVGERAVKKVPLLRGKTVCNVFFENSTRTRTTFELAAKRLSADVLNLNISTSSTSKGETLFDTLQNLEAMAADMFIVRHGDSGAAHFIAEKVCPQVAIVNAGDGNHAHPTQAMLDMLTIRRHAGDFRNLSVAIVGDILHSRVARSNMLALKTLGCEDLRVIAPRTLLPAGIEQYGVRVFNDLRTGLRDVDVVIMLRLQKERMQSGLLPSEGEFYRLYGLTRETLALAKPEALVMHPGPINRGVEIESEVADGPQSVILNQVTYGIAVRMAVMSMAMAGQNAQRQLNQEAQ from the coding sequence ATGAGCCTGACACCCAGCCACCTGCAACTCAATCACCTGGGCCAATTGCGCCACTTTCTGACCATCGAGGGACTGTCGCGCGAATTGCTGACCGAACTGCTGGACACCGCCGACTCCTTTCTCGAAGTCGGCGAACGGGCAGTCAAGAAGGTCCCATTGCTGCGCGGCAAGACCGTCTGCAACGTGTTCTTCGAGAACTCCACGCGCACCCGCACCACCTTCGAACTGGCCGCCAAGCGGCTGTCGGCTGACGTGCTTAACCTGAACATTTCGACCTCTTCGACCAGCAAGGGTGAGACCCTGTTCGATACCCTGCAGAACCTGGAGGCCATGGCCGCCGACATGTTCATCGTCCGCCATGGCGACTCCGGCGCCGCGCACTTCATCGCCGAAAAGGTCTGCCCCCAGGTCGCCATCGTCAACGCTGGCGACGGCAACCACGCGCACCCGACCCAGGCCATGCTCGACATGCTGACCATCCGCCGGCATGCCGGCGACTTCAGGAATCTGTCGGTGGCGATCGTCGGCGACATCCTGCATTCACGGGTGGCGCGCTCGAACATGCTGGCGCTCAAGACCCTGGGCTGTGAGGATCTGCGAGTGATCGCCCCGCGCACCCTGCTGCCAGCCGGTATCGAACAGTACGGCGTACGGGTGTTCAACGACCTGCGCACCGGCCTGCGTGATGTCGACGTAGTGATCATGCTGCGCCTGCAGAAAGAACGCATGCAAAGCGGTCTGCTTCCCAGCGAAGGCGAGTTCTACCGACTCTACGGCCTGACCCGGGAAACCCTGGCTCTGGCCAAGCCCGAGGCCCTGGTGATGCATCCTGGGCCAATCAACCGCGGGGTGGAAATCGAATCAGAAGTCGCCGACGGTCCGCAGTCGGTGATTCTCAATCAGGTCACCTACGGTATCGCCGTCCGTATGGCAGTGATGTCGATGGCCATGGCCGGCCAGAACGCCCAGCGCCAGCTCAACCAGGAAGCCCAGTAA
- the pyrR gene encoding bifunctional pyr operon transcriptional regulator/uracil phosphoribosyltransferase PyrR: MTALPEVEPLLARMATELTAHLKRLQRPDPAFVGIHTGGVWIAENLRQRCAPAAPLGTLDIAFYRDDFEQVGLPQRVRPSELPFAVDDRHLILVDDVLMTGRTIRAALNELFDYGRPASVTLVTLLDIEARELPIRADILGASLALPPGQRIKLTGPEPLHLTLNPAD, encoded by the coding sequence ATGACCGCACTGCCCGAGGTCGAGCCGCTACTGGCGCGCATGGCCACCGAGCTGACCGCCCACCTCAAACGCCTGCAGCGGCCTGACCCCGCGTTTGTCGGGATTCACACCGGCGGCGTCTGGATCGCCGAGAACCTGCGTCAGCGCTGCGCCCCCGCAGCACCGCTGGGTACCCTGGACATCGCCTTCTACCGTGATGACTTCGAGCAGGTCGGCCTGCCGCAGCGGGTGCGCCCCTCGGAACTGCCGTTTGCCGTCGACGACCGCCACCTGATACTGGTCGATGACGTACTGATGACTGGCCGCACCATCCGCGCCGCGCTCAACGAACTGTTCGATTATGGCCGCCCGGCCTCGGTGACCCTGGTCACCCTGCTCGACATCGAAGCCCGCGAACTGCCAATCCGTGCCGACATCCTCGGCGCCAGCCTGGCCCTGCCGCCGGGCCAACGGATAAAATTGACCGGTCCCGAGCCCCTGCACCTGACCCTGAACCCGGCAGACTGA
- the ruvX gene encoding Holliday junction resolvase RuvX, whose protein sequence is MPIRALGFDYGTRQIGVAVGQSLTGSAEPLRELRARDGVPDWEQIARLISEWQPDALVVGLPLNMDGSPSEMSARAEKFARRLQGRFGLPVHCIDERLSTFEAKQSLRDSGRTPTSYRDNPVDSLAAVLLLQTWLGNLSEETS, encoded by the coding sequence ATGCCGATCCGCGCCCTGGGTTTTGATTACGGCACCCGACAAATTGGTGTAGCCGTCGGCCAGAGCCTGACCGGCAGCGCTGAGCCGCTGCGCGAGCTGCGCGCCCGCGATGGTGTGCCCGACTGGGAGCAGATCGCCCGACTGATCAGCGAGTGGCAACCCGACGCCCTGGTCGTCGGCCTGCCCCTGAACATGGATGGCAGCCCCAGCGAGATGAGTGCCCGCGCGGAAAAATTTGCCCGTAGGCTTCAGGGCCGCTTCGGTCTACCGGTCCACTGCATCGACGAACGCCTTTCCACCTTCGAAGCCAAGCAGAGCCTGCGCGACAGCGGCCGCACGCCGACCAGTTACCGTGACAATCCGGTCGACAGCCTGGCGGCGGTGCTGCTGCTGCAAACCTGGCTTGGCAATCTATCCGAGGAGACATCATGA
- a CDS encoding YqgE/AlgH family protein, whose translation MSTSTPSYLKHQFLIAMPHMSDPRFVHTLIYLCDHNEEGAMGLVVNQPSGLSLGDILDQLAPELEVPATCASQVIYSGGPVQPERGFVLHRGDGQWESTLDLGPIQLTTSRDILIDMARGHGPDTAVIALGYAGWGAGQLDQELIDNVWLNCPADLSILFDLPCEQRLSAAARSLGIDLNLLTSQAGHA comes from the coding sequence ATGAGCACATCGACCCCGAGCTATCTCAAGCACCAGTTTCTGATCGCCATGCCACACATGAGTGATCCGCGCTTCGTGCATACCCTGATTTACCTGTGCGACCACAACGAAGAAGGCGCCATGGGCCTGGTGGTCAACCAGCCCAGCGGCCTGAGTCTGGGCGACATCCTCGATCAACTGGCGCCCGAACTCGAAGTGCCGGCCACTTGCGCCAGCCAGGTCATCTATAGCGGCGGCCCGGTTCAACCCGAGCGCGGCTTTGTCCTGCACCGGGGCGATGGCCAATGGGAGTCGACCCTGGATCTGGGCCCGATCCAACTGACCACCTCGCGCGACATCCTGATCGACATGGCCCGCGGACACGGCCCGGACACCGCCGTCATCGCCCTGGGCTATGCCGGCTGGGGCGCCGGCCAACTGGACCAGGAGTTGATCGACAACGTCTGGCTGAACTGCCCGGCCGACCTCTCCATCCTGTTCGACCTGCCCTGCGAGCAACGCCTGAGCGCCGCCGCCCGCAGCCTGGGGATCGACCTCAACCTGCTGACCAGCCAGGCAGGCCACGCCTGA
- a CDS encoding energy transducer TonB — protein sequence MNTAVVAPSQLEPPVVSANDRLGFTLFLAAILHALVVLGITFDLPKPSELSKTLEITLATQPSDKVPEQADYLAQINQEGSGTLEHKAAPSTPEQAPFQDSEIHEVTPPAEASSPPPVPQQQAPVVTTQAPSRDRVSPTPTQPQPVEQPRPLQRFDLSRLSEEIASLEAQLADERQQYAKRPRVHRLNAASTMQDKGAYYKEAWRRKVEQVGNQNYPAQARQNRIYGSLRLMVAINRDGSLRDVQVLESSGHQILDQAALRIVRLAAPYAPFTGDLLDVDVLEIIRTWRFEPGDRVSSF from the coding sequence ATGAATACCGCAGTAGTCGCCCCCAGCCAGCTTGAACCCCCAGTCGTCAGCGCCAATGACCGACTGGGCTTCACCCTGTTCCTGGCCGCCATACTGCACGCCCTGGTCGTTCTCGGCATCACCTTCGACCTGCCCAAACCCAGCGAGCTGTCGAAAACCCTGGAAATCACCCTCGCCACCCAGCCCAGCGACAAGGTGCCCGAGCAGGCCGACTACCTGGCCCAGATCAATCAGGAAGGCAGCGGCACGCTGGAACACAAGGCCGCGCCCAGCACCCCGGAGCAGGCACCGTTCCAGGACAGCGAGATTCACGAAGTCACACCACCGGCCGAAGCCAGCAGCCCGCCCCCGGTCCCGCAGCAACAGGCCCCGGTGGTAACTACCCAGGCCCCCAGTCGTGACCGGGTCAGCCCGACTCCGACCCAGCCGCAGCCGGTCGAACAGCCCCGTCCGCTGCAACGCTTCGATCTGTCGCGCCTGTCAGAGGAGATCGCCAGCCTGGAAGCGCAACTGGCCGATGAACGCCAGCAATACGCCAAACGTCCGCGCGTGCACCGGCTCAACGCCGCTTCGACCATGCAGGACAAAGGCGCCTACTACAAGGAAGCCTGGCGCCGCAAAGTCGAACAGGTTGGCAACCAGAACTACCCGGCCCAGGCCCGGCAAAACCGGATCTACGGCAGTCTGCGGCTGATGGTCGCCATCAACCGCGATGGCAGCCTGCGCGATGTCCAGGTACTGGAGTCCTCGGGCCATCAGATCCTCGACCAGGCCGCCCTGCGCATCGTCCGCCTGGCCGCCCCCTACGCCCCCTTCACCGGCGACCTGCTCGACGTCGACGTACTGGAAATCATCCGCACCTGGCGTTTCGAGCCCGGCGACCGGGTCTCGAGCTTTTAA
- the gshB gene encoding glutathione synthase → MHIRLGIVMDPINAIHYKKDSSLAMLLAAQARQWELFYLEPDDLFLSDGKAMGRMRALKVHADPKHWFDLGEPETAPLAKLDVVLMRKDPPFDNEFLYATHILEAAERDGVLVVNRAASLRDCNEKLFATQFPQCAPTNVVSRRADILRAFAQQHRDVILKPLDGMGGSMIFRIRENDPNLSVIIETLTRHGQQQIMAQRYLPEIADGDKRILMINGEPVPYCLARIPQQGETRGNLAAGGRGEARPLTERDRWIASQVGPTLRERGLLFVGLDVIGDYLTEINVTSPTCIREIDAAYDTDIGGRLMDCIEEQLKVGA, encoded by the coding sequence ATGCACATTCGCCTCGGCATCGTCATGGATCCGATCAACGCGATCCACTACAAGAAAGACAGCTCACTGGCCATGCTGCTGGCAGCCCAGGCACGCCAGTGGGAGCTGTTCTATCTGGAGCCGGACGACCTGTTCCTGAGCGACGGCAAGGCCATGGGCCGGATGCGTGCGCTAAAGGTACATGCCGACCCCAAACACTGGTTCGACCTGGGTGAGCCAGAAACTGCCCCGCTGGCCAAACTGGATGTGGTCCTGATGCGCAAGGACCCGCCGTTTGACAACGAATTCCTCTATGCCACCCACATCCTCGAAGCAGCCGAGCGCGACGGAGTGCTGGTAGTCAACCGCGCCGCCAGCCTGCGCGACTGCAACGAAAAGCTGTTCGCCACCCAGTTCCCGCAATGCGCGCCGACCAACGTCGTGTCCCGCCGGGCAGACATTTTGCGCGCATTTGCCCAACAACACCGTGACGTCATTCTCAAACCACTCGACGGCATGGGGGGCTCGATGATTTTCCGCATCCGCGAGAACGACCCTAATCTCAGCGTGATCATTGAGACCCTGACCCGTCACGGTCAGCAGCAGATCATGGCTCAGCGTTATTTGCCGGAAATCGCTGATGGTGACAAGCGCATCCTGATGATCAACGGCGAACCAGTGCCCTACTGCCTGGCGCGCATCCCGCAGCAAGGCGAGACCCGCGGCAATCTGGCGGCCGGCGGTCGCGGCGAAGCTCGCCCCCTGACCGAACGCGACCGCTGGATCGCCAGCCAGGTTGGCCCGACCCTGCGCGAGCGTGGCCTGCTGTTCGTCGGCCTGGACGTAATCGGTGATTACCTGACCGAAATCAATGTCACCAGCCCGACCTGCATCCGCGAGATCGATGCCGCCTACGATACTGACATCGGCGGACGACTAATGGACTGTATTGAGGAACAGCTCAAAGTTGGCGCATAG
- a CDS encoding response regulator, translating to MEENFESLKVMVIDDSKTIRRTAETLLKKVGCTVITAVDGFDALAKIADNHPDIIFVDIMMPRLDGYQTCALIKNNSAFRATPVIMLSSKDGLFDKAKGRIVGSDQYLTKPFSKEELLGAIRTHVPQTDNNAAGAASA from the coding sequence ATGGAAGAAAATTTCGAAAGCCTGAAGGTCATGGTGATTGATGACAGCAAGACCATCCGGCGTACGGCGGAAACCTTGCTGAAAAAGGTCGGGTGTACGGTCATCACCGCGGTTGATGGCTTTGACGCGCTGGCCAAGATTGCCGATAACCACCCGGATATCATTTTTGTCGATATCATGATGCCGCGACTCGATGGTTATCAGACCTGTGCGCTGATCAAGAACAACAGTGCGTTTCGTGCCACGCCGGTGATCATGCTGTCGAGCAAGGACGGTCTGTTCGACAAGGCCAAGGGCCGGATTGTCGGTTCGGACCAGTATCTGACCAAGCCGTTCAGCAAGGAAGAGTTGCTGGGAGCAATTCGCACCCACGTACCACAAACTGATAATAACGCCGCCGGGGCCGCCAGCGCCTAA
- the pilH gene encoding twitching motility response regulator PilH gives MARILIVDDSPTELYKLTGMLEKNGYEVLKADNGADGVALARQEKPDAVLMDIVMPGLNGFQATRQLTKDPETGNIPVIIVTTKDQETDKVWGKRQGAKDYLTKPVEEATLIQTLKSVLGS, from the coding sequence ATGGCCAGAATTCTTATCGTGGATGACTCGCCAACCGAGCTGTACAAGCTGACTGGCATGCTGGAAAAAAATGGCTATGAGGTGCTCAAGGCCGATAACGGTGCCGACGGCGTTGCCCTGGCCCGCCAGGAAAAACCCGATGCAGTCCTGATGGACATCGTCATGCCTGGCCTCAATGGCTTTCAGGCTACCCGTCAACTGACCAAGGACCCGGAAACCGGGAATATCCCGGTCATCATCGTCACCACCAAGGATCAGGAAACCGACAAGGTCTGGGGCAAACGCCAGGGGGCCAAGGACTACCTGACCAAACCGGTTGAGGAAGCGACCCTGATCCAGACGTTGAAGTCGGTGCTGGGCAGCTAG
- a CDS encoding chemotaxis protein CheW, with protein sequence MSESNHPFDLLLQLTGLCRQQATGLPAQDVVSETWSGVGFRLGDQTLIAAMGEVSEILHEPRYTALPRVKSWVRGVANVRGRLLPIIDLGRFFGSASSGSRKQRRVLVLDRDGLFVGLLVDELLGMQHFPVSTFTAEVPSVAPELSPFVVGAYVGQQTSLVFNFRALARDQAFLDVAI encoded by the coding sequence ATGTCTGAGTCAAATCACCCTTTTGATCTGCTGTTGCAGTTGACTGGTCTGTGTCGCCAGCAGGCGACCGGCTTGCCGGCTCAGGACGTGGTCAGCGAGACCTGGAGCGGCGTCGGTTTTCGGCTGGGCGATCAAACCCTGATTGCGGCCATGGGTGAAGTCAGCGAGATTTTGCACGAGCCACGCTACACCGCCTTGCCCCGGGTCAAGAGCTGGGTGCGGGGAGTGGCCAATGTGCGCGGTCGGCTGTTGCCGATCATCGATCTCGGACGTTTTTTCGGCAGCGCCAGCAGTGGCTCGCGCAAGCAGCGTCGGGTGCTGGTGCTGGACCGCGACGGACTGTTCGTTGGGCTGCTGGTCGACGAGCTGCTGGGTATGCAGCATTTTCCGGTCAGCACCTTCACCGCCGAGGTGCCAAGCGTGGCGCCGGAATTAAGCCCTTTTGTCGTGGGCGCTTACGTCGGGCAACAGACATCGCTGGTGTTCAACTTCAGGGCACTGGCGCGCGATCAGGCGTTTCTCGACGTGGCGATCTGA